Proteins from a single region of Candidatus Binatia bacterium:
- a CDS encoding ATP--cob(I)alamin adenosyltransferase, with translation MAIRITRVYTRTGDRGETALVGGRKVPKDSTRIAAYGTVDELNAILGLARAFNADTEPPALRHRIDELLRRLQNELFDLGAELATPKDAEYEGMHRVGEAEVRFFEESIDAMQKELGPLDSFVLPGGGKLGAFLHQARTVCRRAEREIVRLAREEEGLDDRLLRYVNRLGDFLFVLSRWVSKQQGEPEFLWERGRKGSAKTAEKPSEASGGKRR, from the coding sequence GTGGCGATCCGCATCACACGCGTCTACACGCGCACGGGCGACCGAGGGGAAACGGCGCTCGTCGGCGGCCGGAAGGTCCCCAAGGACTCCACGCGAATCGCGGCCTACGGGACCGTGGACGAACTCAACGCGATTCTGGGGCTCGCCCGGGCCTTCAACGCGGACACCGAGCCCCCTGCGCTTCGCCACCGGATCGACGAACTCCTCCGCCGCCTTCAGAACGAACTCTTCGACCTGGGTGCCGAGCTCGCGACTCCCAAGGACGCGGAGTACGAAGGCATGCACAGGGTGGGAGAAGCGGAGGTGCGGTTTTTCGAAGAGTCGATCGACGCGATGCAAAAGGAGCTCGGCCCTCTGGACTCCTTCGTCCTTCCGGGTGGGGGGAAGCTGGGGGCGTTCCTGCACCAGGCGCGCACGGTCTGCCGGCGGGCGGAGCGAGAGATCGTGCGTCTGGCGCGCGAGGAGGAGGGGCTCGACGACCGGCTTCTCCGCTACGTGAACCGGCTCGGCGACTTTCTCTTCGTGCTCTCCCGTTGGGTTTCGAAGCAGCAAGGGGAACCCGAGTTCCTCTGGGAGCGAGGCCGGAAGGGCTCGGCAAAAACCGCCGAGAAACCCTCGGAGGCATCCGGAGGAAAACGAAGATGA
- the ccmC gene encoding cytochrome C biogenesis protein CcmC: MTQTGVLLRRFAETVLPAATFLAMAAALYLVFVYVPSDRYQGVVQRIFYFHVPSAILTFVATGVLAAASALFLWRGSAVWDRLAHSAAELGLLFCSIVLTTGPIWAKPIWGTWWTWDARLTSTLVLWLILAAYLMLRNLAPSSEQAARYAAVLGIVGAIDVPIINRSVYWWRTIHPAVIVTREGGSGLEDPRMRLTLAVSFLAFFLLFSLLLWLRYESARLGEEVVRLRQRAWEA; this comes from the coding sequence GTGACGCAGACGGGAGTTCTCTTGCGTCGGTTCGCGGAGACGGTACTGCCCGCGGCCACGTTTCTCGCGATGGCGGCCGCCCTCTACCTGGTCTTCGTCTACGTTCCGAGCGACCGCTACCAGGGCGTGGTCCAGAGAATTTTCTACTTCCACGTGCCGAGCGCCATCCTGACGTTCGTTGCGACCGGGGTCCTCGCCGCGGCCAGCGCTCTCTTTCTCTGGCGCGGGTCCGCCGTCTGGGACCGTCTCGCGCACTCGGCCGCCGAGCTGGGTCTCCTCTTCTGTAGCATCGTGCTGACGACGGGACCGATCTGGGCGAAGCCGATCTGGGGCACCTGGTGGACCTGGGACGCGAGGCTCACCTCCACGCTCGTTCTCTGGCTCATCCTGGCGGCTTACCTCATGCTCCGGAACCTGGCGCCCTCGAGCGAGCAAGCGGCACGCTACGCCGCCGTCCTCGGTATCGTGGGTGCCATCGACGTCCCCATCATCAACCGTTCGGTCTACTGGTGGAGGACCATCCATCCGGCCGTGATCGTGACGCGCGAGGGCGGAAGCGGCCTCGAGGACCCGCGCATGCGGCTCACGCTCGCCGTCTCGTTTCTGGCCTTTTTTCTCCTCTTCTCCCTCCTCCTCTGGCTCCGGTACGAGAGCGCACGGCTCGGGGAGGAAGTGGTCCGCTTGCGGCAGAGAGCCTGGGAAGCGTAA
- a CDS encoding glyoxalase II — translation MNPQPLYFRQLQLGPMQNFVYLIGDPETREAAVVDPAWDVDTILRVLEADDMTLRHALVTHFHPDHLGGNLMGHHIQGAAELLDRDQKVKVYIHKSEAPYVRRIAGLSDSDLVRVESGDEIRVGNVPVLFLHTPGHTPGSQCFLVGNRLVSGDTLFIGSCGRVDLPGSDPAALYDSLVNKLKRLPDDTVLYPGHDYADRPYSTLGEEKRRNPFLRFERLEDFLRVMGYG, via the coding sequence ATGAACCCGCAACCGCTCTACTTCCGGCAACTCCAGCTCGGCCCGATGCAGAACTTCGTCTATCTCATCGGGGACCCCGAGACTCGGGAAGCCGCCGTGGTCGATCCCGCCTGGGACGTCGACACGATCCTTCGCGTTCTCGAGGCGGACGACATGACGCTGCGCCACGCCCTCGTCACGCATTTCCACCCGGATCACCTGGGCGGGAACCTGATGGGCCACCACATCCAGGGAGCCGCCGAGCTTCTCGACCGGGACCAGAAAGTCAAAGTGTACATCCACAAATCCGAGGCACCGTACGTCCGCCGGATCGCCGGGCTTTCGGATTCCGACCTCGTACGGGTGGAGAGCGGGGACGAGATCAGGGTGGGGAACGTCCCCGTGCTGTTTCTCCACACTCCCGGTCACACCCCGGGATCGCAGTGTTTTCTCGTGGGAAATCGGCTCGTGTCGGGCGACACGCTTTTCATCGGCTCCTGCGGCAGGGTCGACCTGCCCGGCAGCGACCCGGCCGCTCTCTACGACAGCCTCGTGAACAAGCTCAAGCGACTTCCGGACGACACCGTGCTCTACCCGGGCCACGATTACGCGGACAGGCCGTATTCCACCCTCGGCGAGGAAAAACGGCGGAATCCGTTCCTGCGCTTCGAGCGGCTCGAGGATTTTCTCCGCGTCATGGGCTATGGATGA
- the dapL gene encoding LL-diaminopimelate aminotransferase, whose translation MARINEHYRKLRAGYLFPEIARRVAAFAEKHPRAPILRLGIGDVTEPLPAAVVEAMRRAVEEMGRRETFRGYGPEQGYEFLRQAIAENDYRARGIEVEPDEIFVSDGSKCDTGNILDIFGLENTVAVLDPVYPVYVDTNVMAGRTGPPDETGRYAGLVYIPLTRENGFVPEPPKTKVDLVYLCYPNNPTGTVATRETLRAWVDYARRHGSVLFFDAAYEAYVTEEGIPRSIYEIDGAREVAIEFRSFSKTAGFTGVRCAFTVVPKTLYGTTAGGDREPIHPLWYRRQTTKFNGVSYVVQRGAEAVYSTEGKAQVRRLLDFYLGNARILREGLERAGFEVYGGVNAPYVWFRTPDGLGSWEFFDLLLEKAHLVGTPGSGFGPSGEGYFRLSAFQSRENVEEAVRRLERLR comes from the coding sequence ATGGCGCGTATCAACGAACACTACCGGAAACTCAGGGCAGGCTACCTCTTTCCGGAGATCGCCCGGCGCGTCGCGGCCTTCGCGGAAAAGCACCCCCGAGCCCCGATCCTGCGGCTCGGAATCGGGGACGTGACCGAGCCGCTTCCGGCTGCCGTCGTCGAAGCCATGCGGCGGGCCGTCGAGGAAATGGGGCGGCGGGAGACCTTCCGCGGCTACGGGCCCGAACAGGGCTACGAGTTCCTGCGCCAGGCCATCGCCGAGAACGACTACCGTGCGCGCGGGATCGAAGTGGAGCCGGACGAGATCTTCGTCTCCGACGGGTCGAAGTGCGACACGGGCAACATCCTCGACATCTTCGGGCTCGAGAACACCGTGGCCGTGCTCGACCCGGTCTACCCCGTCTACGTCGACACGAACGTCATGGCGGGAAGGACGGGTCCCCCGGACGAAACGGGGCGGTATGCGGGTCTCGTCTACATCCCGCTCACGCGCGAGAACGGCTTCGTCCCCGAACCGCCGAAGACGAAGGTCGACCTGGTCTACCTCTGTTACCCCAACAACCCCACGGGCACCGTCGCGACGCGCGAGACGCTCCGCGCCTGGGTGGACTACGCCCGGCGGCACGGCTCGGTCCTCTTTTTCGACGCGGCGTACGAAGCGTACGTCACCGAAGAAGGCATCCCCCGTTCGATCTACGAGATCGACGGAGCCAGGGAAGTGGCGATCGAGTTCCGGAGCTTCAGCAAGACGGCCGGCTTCACCGGTGTCCGCTGCGCTTTCACCGTCGTGCCGAAAACGCTCTACGGCACGACCGCCGGGGGCGACCGAGAGCCGATCCACCCGCTCTGGTACCGGCGGCAGACCACGAAATTCAACGGCGTTTCCTACGTCGTGCAACGGGGCGCCGAGGCCGTCTACTCGACCGAAGGCAAAGCGCAGGTGCGCCGTCTTCTCGACTTCTACCTCGGGAACGCCCGTATCCTGCGCGAAGGTCTCGAACGCGCCGGCTTCGAAGTCTACGGAGGCGTGAACGCCCCCTACGTCTGGTTCCGCACACCCGACGGGCTCGGGAGCTGGGAGTTCTTCGACCTCCTGCTCGAGAAGGCCCATCTGGTGGGCACGCCGGGAAGCGGCTTCGGTCCGAGCGGAGAAGGGTACTTTCGGCTGAGCGCCTTCCAGAGCCGGGAGAACGTGGAAGAGGCCGTGCGCCGTCTCGAACGCCTGCGCTGA
- a CDS encoding alpha/beta hydrolase — translation MRFRVFRPGEGSGAPGAVSQAIHSEPVAFSSEGLRLEGDLCAPPGRLRAAAVVCHPHPLYGGDRNNNVVVALARALCESGASALRFDFRGAGGSQGAWSGGEGEYRDVLAALAFQRNRHPDLPLWLAGYSFGAALCARAAREDRSVARLVLVAPPLSVVAVPSAEKVPTLLVVGDSDSFCAVEAARAYCTGKDVTELVVLSGADHFFRGYEGEIEHAVKKWLGQSEAG, via the coding sequence GTGCGCTTTCGCGTTTTCCGCCCGGGCGAGGGAAGCGGAGCTCCCGGGGCGGTGAGCCAGGCCATCCACTCGGAGCCGGTCGCCTTCTCCTCGGAGGGCTTGCGCCTCGAAGGCGACCTCTGCGCTCCACCCGGACGCCTCCGGGCCGCGGCCGTCGTCTGTCACCCGCACCCTCTCTACGGCGGCGACCGGAACAACAACGTCGTCGTCGCCCTCGCCCGGGCTCTCTGCGAGTCCGGCGCTTCGGCCCTGCGGTTCGACTTCCGCGGCGCGGGAGGGAGCCAGGGAGCCTGGTCGGGCGGCGAGGGGGAGTACCGCGATGTCCTGGCTGCTCTTGCTTTTCAGCGAAACCGGCATCCCGACCTGCCGCTCTGGCTCGCGGGATATTCCTTCGGTGCCGCGCTTTGCGCGCGAGCGGCGCGGGAAGACCGGTCGGTCGCCCGCCTCGTGCTCGTCGCGCCGCCGCTTTCCGTCGTGGCCGTACCGTCCGCGGAGAAGGTTCCGACTTTGCTCGTGGTGGGTGACTCGGATTCCTTTTGTGCCGTGGAGGCCGCTCGTGCCTACTGCACGGGGAAGGATGTCACCGAACTCGTGGTCCTTTCCGGTGCCGACCACTTCTTCCGCGGGTACGAGGGCGAGATCGAGCACGCCGTAAAGAAGTGGCTCGGCCAGAGCGAGGCAGGCTAG
- a CDS encoding aldo/keto reductase, with product MDRAATPEGTARYARRFAARCAEGHFRPGQGLVLSSIGLGTYLGEHDEKTDRLYAEALRLSLESGSNVVDTAVNYRFQRSERVIGEVLERMFSAGEPAREEVFVCTKGGYLSFDGAPPRDARAWFEQTFVRPGVARFEDVVAGCHCMTPRYLRHQLETSLRNLRLSTVDLYYLHNPETQLAEVGRDEFARRIRAAFEEMEDRAADGSVRWYGVATWNAFRAKPEAREYVSLAELVAIAREVAGEGHRFRFVQLPFNLAMPEAWTLRNQEVDGTRYSPLEAASRLGLTVVTSAPLLQGRLSRGLPTALARAFSGLETDAQRALQFARSAPGVTTALVGMKRPEHVRENLATARVPPLAPELFRSFFEG from the coding sequence GTGGATCGCGCGGCGACGCCCGAGGGGACGGCCCGTTACGCACGTCGGTTCGCGGCCCGGTGTGCCGAGGGTCACTTCCGCCCGGGGCAGGGGCTCGTCCTTTCCTCGATCGGCCTCGGCACCTACCTGGGCGAGCACGACGAGAAGACGGATCGTCTCTACGCCGAGGCCCTGCGGCTCTCGCTCGAGAGCGGCTCGAACGTGGTCGACACGGCCGTGAACTACCGCTTCCAGCGCAGCGAGCGGGTGATCGGAGAGGTTCTCGAGAGGATGTTCTCGGCCGGCGAACCGGCCCGAGAAGAAGTCTTCGTGTGTACGAAGGGCGGTTACCTTTCCTTCGACGGTGCACCGCCCAGGGACGCTCGTGCCTGGTTCGAGCAGACGTTCGTTCGGCCGGGGGTCGCGCGCTTCGAAGACGTGGTCGCAGGATGCCATTGCATGACGCCGCGTTACCTCCGGCACCAGCTCGAAACGAGCCTCCGGAACCTCCGTCTTTCCACCGTCGACCTTTACTACCTCCACAACCCGGAGACGCAGCTCGCGGAAGTCGGCCGGGACGAGTTCGCCCGGAGAATCCGTGCTGCTTTCGAGGAGATGGAAGATCGCGCCGCCGACGGCAGCGTCCGCTGGTACGGCGTCGCGACCTGGAACGCCTTTCGCGCGAAACCGGAGGCACGGGAGTACGTCTCGCTCGCCGAACTCGTCGCGATCGCACGCGAGGTAGCGGGGGAGGGGCACCGCTTCCGGTTCGTTCAGCTTCCCTTCAATCTCGCGATGCCGGAGGCTTGGACCCTGCGGAACCAGGAAGTGGACGGAACTCGGTACTCTCCCCTCGAGGCGGCCTCGCGGCTCGGGCTCACCGTGGTGACGAGCGCCCCGCTTCTCCAGGGGCGGCTCTCGCGCGGGCTCCCCACCGCGCTCGCCCGCGCCTTTTCGGGCCTCGAGACGGACGCGCAACGCGCCCTTCAGTTCGCCCGGTCGGCTCCCGGCGTCACGACGGCGCTCGTGGGCATGAAGCGCCCCGAACACGTCCGCGAGAACCTGGCGACGGCCCGGGTTCCACCCCTGGCGCCGGAGCTTTTCCGGAGTTTCTTCGAGGGGTAG
- a CDS encoding phospholipase, whose product MNLVHALYEPEGPGPHPTLLALHGWGANALDLLGLAPHLAGGRFLLLCPQGPVEVPLGPATGYGWFPITTGAPPDPAAFEEALGALRAFLDQAVERYPVRREKLAVLGFSQGGVMAYALAFSQPERFSALAALSSWFPDLLAERFRPRAPITLPTLVHHGSQDPLVPVERGRQSVENLRSLGVPVTYREFDMGHEITPRSLAALSDWLREKVISPIWTPG is encoded by the coding sequence ATGAACCTCGTGCACGCCCTTTACGAACCCGAGGGCCCCGGCCCCCATCCGACGCTCCTCGCCCTTCACGGCTGGGGGGCGAACGCCCTCGACCTCCTCGGCCTCGCCCCTCATCTCGCCGGTGGACGCTTTCTCCTCCTCTGCCCCCAGGGGCCCGTGGAAGTTCCGCTGGGGCCCGCCACGGGTTACGGCTGGTTCCCCATCACCACGGGAGCGCCACCCGACCCCGCCGCTTTCGAAGAAGCGCTCGGGGCGCTCCGCGCGTTTCTCGACCAGGCGGTCGAGCGCTACCCCGTCCGGCGCGAAAAGCTCGCCGTCCTGGGTTTCAGCCAGGGAGGTGTCATGGCCTACGCCCTGGCTTTCTCGCAACCCGAGCGTTTTTCGGCGCTCGCGGCCCTGAGCTCCTGGTTTCCCGATCTTTTGGCCGAGCGGTTTCGGCCCCGGGCTCCCATTACGCTTCCCACGCTCGTCCACCACGGGAGCCAGGACCCCCTCGTTCCCGTCGAGCGCGGGCGGCAGTCGGTCGAAAACCTCCGCTCGCTCGGCGTGCCGGTCACCTACCGGGAGTTCGACATGGGGCACGAGATCACCCCACGGAGCCTCGCCGCCCTTTCGGACTGGCTCCGAGAGAAAGTGATCTCCCCGATCTGGACGCCGGGCTGA
- a CDS encoding transport permease protein has translation MNVSFPHALAVWRRNASMYRRTWMWNILPNFFEPVLYLAAIGIGVGSYVSSMAGMPYVAFLAPGLVCVAAMNGASFEVTYNVYVRLEYEHAYEAMLTTPVGPDDILAGEVLWAVTRATIYGGCFFLIVVAAGLAPLPSSLFVLPVIPLCGLLFATLGLSFSLRIPTIDLFSFYFTLFLTPLFLFSDVFFPLEERLSGIWLWVAEALPLLHPVRMARLSFRGEFAPVVLWDLIYVAVLSGVLFAFALRACRTRLGS, from the coding sequence ATGAACGTCTCGTTTCCCCACGCTCTCGCCGTCTGGCGACGGAACGCGAGCATGTACCGCCGGACCTGGATGTGGAACATCCTTCCGAACTTCTTCGAGCCCGTGCTTTACCTCGCCGCGATCGGAATCGGCGTGGGTTCCTACGTCTCCTCGATGGCCGGGATGCCGTACGTGGCCTTTCTCGCCCCCGGCCTGGTGTGCGTGGCCGCCATGAACGGGGCGAGCTTCGAGGTCACCTACAACGTCTACGTGCGGCTCGAGTACGAGCACGCCTACGAAGCGATGCTGACGACACCCGTGGGCCCCGACGACATCCTGGCCGGAGAAGTCCTCTGGGCCGTCACGCGGGCCACGATTTACGGCGGCTGCTTCTTTCTCATCGTGGTAGCGGCCGGCCTGGCTCCGCTGCCGTCGTCGCTGTTCGTCCTCCCGGTCATTCCTCTCTGCGGGCTCCTTTTCGCCACGCTCGGCCTTTCCTTCTCGTTGCGCATCCCCACGATCGATCTCTTCAGCTTCTATTTCACCCTCTTTCTCACGCCGCTCTTTCTCTTCTCCGACGTCTTCTTTCCCCTCGAAGAGCGGCTTTCGGGCATCTGGCTCTGGGTAGCGGAAGCACTCCCGCTCCTCCATCCCGTACGCATGGCGCGCCTTTCTTTCCGCGGCGAGTTCGCGCCGGTCGTTCTCTGGGACCTGATCTACGTCGCGGTGCTCTCCGGCGTGCTCTTCGCTTTCGCCCTACGCGCCTGTCGGACGCGCCTCGGAAGCTGA
- the nodI gene encoding Nod factor export ATP-binding protein I, translating into MPVVELLSVTKRYGSRVAVDQVRLSVPRGICFGLLGPNGAGKTTTLRMIYGVSTPSSGTVRVFGKEMPRASREVRSRLGVTLQQNALIDALSPRENLLVFGRYHLLRGPALRRRTEELLDFLELRSHADVPVRHLSGGFQRRLAVALSLVNRPELLVLDEPTTGLDPAVRLALWGRIRELRSRGLTILLTTHYMEEAERLSDRVAVMAAGKIVDEDAPQALIRRHVAREALELDCAPAEEEKLLRAVGEVPRFFRTRGRLVVFAEDVQPIVERVRKLDGGERRALVVRPANLEDVFLSLTGTSLEEGA; encoded by the coding sequence ATGCCCGTCGTGGAACTTCTTTCCGTCACCAAGCGCTACGGTTCGCGCGTCGCCGTGGACCAGGTTCGTCTCTCGGTTCCCCGCGGGATCTGCTTCGGCCTTCTGGGTCCCAACGGGGCGGGAAAGACGACAACGCTCAGGATGATCTACGGCGTGAGCACGCCGAGTTCCGGGACGGTGCGCGTCTTCGGAAAGGAGATGCCCCGGGCGAGCCGGGAGGTACGCTCGCGTCTCGGCGTCACGCTCCAGCAGAACGCGCTCATCGACGCCCTTTCCCCCCGGGAGAACCTCCTCGTCTTCGGCCGTTACCACCTTCTCCGGGGTCCCGCCCTCCGGCGCCGGACCGAGGAGCTGCTCGACTTTCTCGAACTCCGGTCGCACGCCGACGTCCCCGTCCGACACCTCTCGGGGGGTTTTCAGCGCCGGCTCGCCGTGGCGCTCTCGCTCGTGAACCGACCCGAGCTCCTCGTCCTCGACGAACCCACGACGGGCCTCGACCCCGCCGTACGGCTCGCGCTCTGGGGCAGAATCCGCGAGCTCCGGTCGCGGGGGCTCACGATCCTGCTCACGACCCATTACATGGAAGAGGCCGAGCGCCTTTCGGACCGCGTAGCCGTCATGGCCGCGGGCAAGATCGTGGACGAAGACGCTCCCCAGGCGCTGATTCGCCGTCACGTGGCCCGCGAAGCCCTCGAACTCGACTGCGCCCCGGCCGAAGAAGAAAAGCTTCTGCGGGCCGTGGGCGAGGTCCCGAGGTTTTTCCGGACGAGAGGACGTCTCGTCGTCTTCGCCGAGGACGTGCAGCCCATCGTCGAGCGGGTCCGAAAACTCGACGGCGGGGAGCGGCGCGCCCTCGTCGTCCGCCCGGCCAACCTCGAAGACGTCTTTCTCTCCCTCACCGGAACGAGCCTCGAGGAGGGGGCATGA
- a CDS encoding acetoacetyl-CoA reductase, whose translation MTPRRLEGKTALVTGGGSGIGRAIAERLAAEGARVAVLDVRIEGAEETVARVRAKGGQALALRADVTDFDEVTAGVEELRRSWGGPGILVNNAGWDRIEPFVRNTPDFWDRVIAVNLRGAIHTTRAVLDDMIRDRGGKIVFIGSDAGRVGSSGEAVYSACKGGLVSFAKTLARELAPYSINVNVVSPGPTETPLLEEVTRGPEGAKIVEAIRRATPLRRLARPEEVAAAVAFFCSPDADFVTGQVLSVSGGLTMVG comes from the coding sequence ATGACTCCCCGTCGTCTCGAAGGCAAAACGGCGCTCGTCACGGGCGGGGGTAGCGGGATCGGGAGAGCCATCGCCGAGCGGCTCGCGGCGGAAGGGGCGCGCGTGGCCGTTCTCGACGTCCGGATCGAAGGTGCCGAGGAAACCGTGGCGCGCGTCCGCGCGAAGGGAGGGCAGGCGCTGGCCCTCCGGGCCGACGTGACGGATTTCGACGAGGTGACGGCGGGGGTCGAGGAGCTCCGGCGGAGCTGGGGTGGCCCCGGGATTCTCGTCAACAACGCCGGCTGGGACCGAATCGAACCCTTCGTCCGGAACACTCCCGATTTCTGGGACCGCGTGATCGCGGTCAACCTGCGGGGGGCGATCCACACGACGAGAGCCGTTCTCGACGACATGATCCGCGATCGCGGAGGGAAGATCGTCTTCATCGGTTCCGACGCCGGCCGCGTCGGCAGCAGCGGCGAGGCCGTCTACTCCGCGTGCAAGGGCGGGCTCGTGTCTTTCGCCAAGACCCTGGCACGCGAGCTCGCGCCGTACTCGATCAACGTGAACGTCGTCTCGCCCGGGCCGACGGAAACGCCGCTTCTCGAGGAAGTCACGAGGGGTCCCGAAGGGGCGAAGATCGTCGAGGCCATCCGGCGTGCGACCCCGCTCCGGAGGCTCGCCAGGCCCGAGGAGGTCGCCGCGGCCGTGGCGTTTTTCTGCTCGCCGGACGCGGACTTCGTCACGGGACAGGTGCTCAGCGTGAGCGGCGGGCTCACGATGGTGGGCTGA
- a CDS encoding long-chain acyl-CoA synthetase, translated as MTRDILAERREIDRAVEGQTVCSLFQETVRRFADAEAMKWKEGEAWRGMTWAEYGQRVRELANGLFALGFEKGQFATILGSNRPEYYVADLGILHAGGVPVSLYNTLSPEQIEYIVNHCEAVLSFVENRAFYEKLAAIRDRIPRVRRVVVFEKRDVPKDDWAVSLEEVLELGRRYEREHPDRFEKTWQAVRPEDLATLIYTSGTTGPPKGVMVTHRNVAWTTESLERVYPRRPGMRHISYLPLAHIAERMTGHYLHLKGASLCYFCPAPQEIAAYLLEVRPQFFFAVPRIWEKMYYGLTSAIEGLEEAQKKAVQEAITVRLEVVRREQRGEEVPEDLRRKAEEAEPIVALVRARLGLDQVELASTGAAPIAPEILEWFHAIGIPIAEVYGQSEDTGPTSWNRPGRVKIGTVGPTIPGVEVKLAEDGELLVRGGNVTAGYYKEPELTAETFDAEGWLHSGDVAEIDEEGFLRIVDRKKEILITAGGKNIAPSNIENALKQKPLIGQACVVGDRRPYVTALLVLDPESARQWARERGLPEDLEALARHPDVHREIQRYVDEVNEKLSNVERIKKFAILPTEWTVDSGELTPTLKMKRKVVHERYADVIESLYRG; from the coding sequence ATGACCAGGGATATTCTCGCCGAGCGCAGGGAAATCGACCGCGCGGTCGAAGGCCAGACGGTCTGCTCGCTTTTCCAGGAAACCGTCCGCAGGTTCGCCGACGCCGAGGCCATGAAATGGAAGGAAGGCGAGGCGTGGAGAGGGATGACGTGGGCCGAATACGGGCAAAGGGTCCGGGAGCTCGCGAACGGACTCTTCGCTCTCGGTTTCGAGAAGGGCCAGTTCGCGACGATCCTGGGTTCGAATCGCCCCGAGTACTACGTCGCCGACCTCGGAATCCTGCACGCCGGAGGCGTCCCCGTCTCGCTCTACAACACGCTTTCCCCCGAGCAGATCGAATACATCGTGAACCACTGCGAAGCCGTCCTGAGCTTCGTGGAAAACCGGGCGTTCTACGAGAAGCTCGCGGCGATCCGGGACCGGATCCCCAGGGTGAGGCGGGTCGTCGTGTTCGAAAAGCGCGACGTGCCGAAGGACGACTGGGCCGTCTCGCTCGAAGAAGTCCTGGAACTCGGACGGCGGTACGAAAGGGAACATCCCGACCGCTTCGAGAAGACGTGGCAGGCCGTCCGCCCCGAGGACCTCGCCACGCTCATCTACACCTCGGGAACGACGGGGCCGCCGAAAGGCGTCATGGTGACCCACCGCAACGTCGCGTGGACGACGGAATCGCTCGAGCGCGTCTATCCCAGGCGGCCGGGCATGCGACACATTTCCTACCTGCCGCTCGCCCACATCGCCGAACGCATGACGGGTCACTACCTCCACCTGAAAGGCGCCTCCCTCTGCTACTTCTGCCCCGCCCCCCAGGAAATCGCGGCTTACCTTCTCGAAGTGCGCCCGCAGTTCTTTTTCGCCGTCCCGCGCATCTGGGAGAAGATGTACTACGGGCTCACCTCGGCCATCGAAGGGCTCGAAGAAGCGCAGAAAAAGGCCGTGCAGGAGGCGATTACGGTCCGGCTCGAAGTCGTGCGCCGCGAACAGCGCGGGGAGGAAGTCCCCGAAGACCTCCGTCGCAAGGCGGAAGAGGCGGAGCCCATCGTGGCGCTCGTCCGCGCGCGCCTGGGGCTCGACCAGGTCGAGCTGGCTTCGACCGGAGCCGCGCCCATCGCCCCGGAAATCCTCGAGTGGTTCCACGCGATCGGAATCCCCATCGCGGAAGTCTACGGGCAGTCCGAGGACACGGGCCCCACCTCCTGGAACCGGCCCGGCCGGGTCAAAATCGGGACCGTGGGCCCCACGATCCCCGGCGTCGAGGTGAAGCTCGCCGAAGACGGCGAGCTTCTCGTGCGCGGCGGCAACGTGACCGCAGGCTACTACAAGGAGCCGGAGCTGACCGCAGAGACCTTCGACGCCGAAGGCTGGCTCCACTCGGGCGACGTGGCCGAGATCGACGAGGAAGGCTTTCTCCGGATCGTCGACCGGAAAAAGGAGATTCTCATCACGGCCGGCGGCAAGAACATCGCGCCTTCGAACATCGAAAACGCCCTCAAGCAAAAGCCCCTGATCGGTCAGGCGTGCGTCGTCGGCGACCGGAGGCCCTATGTGACGGCGCTCCTCGTCCTGGACCCGGAGTCCGCGCGGCAGTGGGCGCGGGAGCGCGGGCTTCCCGAAGACCTCGAGGCCCTGGCCCGGCACCCGGACGTGCACCGGGAGATCCAGCGCTACGTCGACGAGGTGAACGAAAAGCTCTCGAACGTGGAGCGAATCAAAAAGTTCGCGATCCTGCCTACCGAATGGACGGTCGACTCGGGGGAGCTGACACCGACCCTCAAGATGAAGCGAAAGGTCGTGCACGAACGTTACGCGGACGTGATCGAGTCGCTCTACCGCGGCTGA
- a CDS encoding PadR family transcriptional regulator yields the protein MSLEGALLGLISSMEPVSGYELAKAFELSMTHYWHARHGQIYPTLKRLRRRGLVTISEVRQPGRPTKKLYSITPEGKAELVRWLSTPPRPLQMKHEGLLKCRFYFHLPLSEAMRRLEEERSGYEALLERYRRYESEYFSSVFEKGDPDVLFAYFTLRRGILFLEESIRWCDWVREELRSWEEREKRRQSRRRRIPRARG from the coding sequence GTGTCTCTCGAGGGAGCCTTGCTCGGGCTCATCAGCTCCATGGAACCCGTGAGCGGTTACGAGCTCGCGAAGGCTTTCGAGCTCTCCATGACGCACTACTGGCACGCCCGGCACGGTCAGATTTACCCGACTCTGAAACGGCTCCGGCGGCGCGGCCTGGTCACGATCAGCGAGGTCCGGCAGCCGGGTCGCCCCACGAAAAAGCTCTACTCCATCACTCCCGAGGGAAAGGCGGAGCTCGTCCGCTGGCTTTCCACGCCTCCCAGGCCCCTCCAGATGAAGCACGAGGGGCTCCTCAAATGCCGCTTCTACTTCCATCTTCCCCTGTCGGAGGCGATGCGGAGGCTCGAAGAAGAGCGCTCGGGCTACGAGGCGCTCCTCGAACGTTACCGGCGGTACGAGAGCGAGTACTTTTCCTCGGTTTTCGAGAAGGGCGACCCCGACGTCCTTTTTGCTTACTTCACGCTACGGCGCGGCATCCTTTTTCTCGAGGAGTCGATCCGCTGGTGCGATTGGGTGCGGGAGGAGCTGCGCTCCTGGGAGGAGCGGGAGAAGCGGCGGCAGAGCCGGCGCCGCAGGATTCCCCGCGCCCGCGGATAG